In Chryseobacterium oranimense, a single window of DNA contains:
- a CDS encoding LexA family transcriptional regulator: protein MSVFSNNLRFLRDKRSLSQQSVANELAISRVRYSKYENGVSEPPIGLLVKIAKYFHVSIDLLVSIDICKYPVEDMLKLPDNRIVLPVAVDDLGNDTIEIIPQKASMGYLEGYSDVGYIESLQRIALPFLTNGKYRAFPADGDSMPPFRNGSYIVGKYVEGIDELKPGKTYVFITLNDGITYKRFKERKGNSICVSADNSFYEPYDIPFEEIVEIWQYASGIFPEDFEPGDYDNYNFKEMFRELKQDIKQLDKKLSGRRKS from the coding sequence ATGTCGGTTTTCTCAAATAATCTTCGCTTCTTAAGAGATAAAAGAAGCCTCTCCCAGCAATCTGTAGCCAACGAACTTGCCATTTCCCGTGTACGGTATTCCAAATACGAAAACGGAGTGTCTGAACCGCCTATCGGACTGCTTGTGAAAATAGCCAAATACTTCCATGTAAGTATTGATCTGCTGGTTTCTATAGATATCTGCAAATACCCGGTGGAAGACATGCTGAAGCTTCCGGATAATAGAATCGTCCTACCGGTAGCCGTAGATGATCTGGGAAATGATACGATAGAAATCATTCCGCAGAAAGCATCAATGGGATACCTTGAAGGATACAGTGATGTTGGGTATATAGAAAGTCTTCAGAGAATAGCCCTGCCCTTCCTCACGAATGGTAAATACAGGGCATTTCCGGCAGACGGAGACTCTATGCCGCCTTTTAGGAATGGTTCCTATATCGTAGGAAAATATGTAGAGGGAATTGATGAGCTTAAGCCAGGAAAAACTTACGTTTTCATCACTTTAAATGATGGAATTACTTATAAGCGTTTTAAAGAAAGGAAAGGAAACAGCATCTGTGTAAGTGCAGACAATTCATTCTACGAACCTTACGACATTCCTTTCGAAGAAATTGTCGAGATCTGGCAATATGCGTCAGGGATTTTTCCGGAAGATTTTGAGCCCGGAGATTATGACAATTATAATTTTAAAGAAATGTTCCGTGAACTGAAACAGGATATTAAGCAGCTTGATAAAAAATTGTCCGGCCGCCGTAAATCTTAA